TGTATCACCGCACCTAAATCTTCAGGGTTCGTGGTAAAGTCTAATTTATCTTTGTCAAGAATCAGCAATTTTCCAAGGTTGTAACCTTTAATCCATGCCTCATATTTTTCATTTAACTTAGACAAATAATCAATCCTGATGCTGGCTTCATATTCGCGTCCCCGACGCTGTATGTTGTTTACGAGCGTAGGAACAGAAGCCCTCAAATAGATCAAAAGATCAGGTGGTTTTATAAAAGAAGTAATGTTCTCAAAAATGGCTTTGTAGTTTTCATGATCACGAGTGGTCATTAAGCCCATTTCGTGAAGGTTTTCTGCAAAAATATGCGCATCCTCATAGATGGTCCTGTCCTGGATTAC
The nucleotide sequence above comes from Pedobacter sp. MC2016-14. Encoded proteins:
- a CDS encoding deoxynucleoside kinase yields the protein MHIAVVGNIGAGKTTLTELLAKNYGWEALFEAVENNPYLEDFYSDMKRWSFNLQIYFLNSRFQQIADIANFKRNVIQDRTIYEDAHIFAENLHEMGLMTTRDHENYKAIFENITSFIKPPDLLIYLRASVPTLVNNIQRRGREYEASIRIDYLSKLNEKYEAWIKGYNLGKLLILDKDKLDFTTNPEDLGAVIQAIEAEINGLF